In the Astatotilapia calliptera unplaced genomic scaffold, fAstCal1.2 U_scaffold_144, whole genome shotgun sequence genome, one interval contains:
- the LOC113017539 gene encoding phospholipase D1-like, giving the protein MCQSPVNQTVCGSVHVTVLFSISSLVSLSFCSVHQDDPQRLHRSSIDVLDPISDQFYEEAWMFTSARYTSIYQKVFHCRPSSDAGGLPGQCWPTQRGPGSEELKKILAFLVSFLFSSYPNKTFLHLLAPKRLWCPWRSGPEACAHHVDRKHSDTILEMLTVTSEANWTTQLQQE; this is encoded by the exons ATGTGTCAATCACCTGTGAATCAAACTGTGTGTGGCTCAGTTCATGTCACAGTGTTGTTTAGTATATCTTCACTTGTCTCACTCTCCTTCTGTTCTGTCCATCAGGACGATCCTCAGCGCTTACACAGATCCTCCATCGATGTTTTGGATCCAATCAGTGATCAGTTCTACGAGGAGGCCTGGATGTTCACCAGCGCTCGCTACACCTCCATCTACCAGAAG GTTTTCCACTGTCGGCCATCCAGCGATGCTGGAGGGCTACCTGGCCAATGCTGGCCTACACAAAGAGGTCCCGGCtcggaggagctgaagaagatcctTGCCTTCCTCGTCAGTTTCCTCTTCAGTTCCTATCCCAACAAAACCTTCTTGCACCTATTAGCTCCAAAGAGGCTATGGTGCCCGTGGAGGTCTGGACCTGAGGCCTGTGCTCATCACGTGGATAGAAAACACTCTGACACCATTCTGGAG ATGTTGACTGTGACCTCAGAGGCCAACTGGACcacacagctgcagcaggagtGA